The following proteins are encoded in a genomic region of Arcobacter cloacae:
- a CDS encoding response regulator: MKNRDLNILHNFNVLYLEDDDSLLKHTTDVLEDFINHIYTAKTSKEALDILLNKKIDVIISDILLKDENGIDFLKHIKSKNINIPTILTTAHTDTNYLLDAIKLKVENYIVKPINIKELLNSLHDVLLPIIQEKEIRKNNNVIKTISAITDSKQVEIVKFIINSLDNENLFVASYTDIMENFSISKPTLIKLFKDLAEKNILVKIQHKTYRFNEKSLNDN; encoded by the coding sequence ATGAAAAATAGAGATTTAAATATCTTACATAATTTTAATGTCCTCTATCTTGAAGATGATGATAGTTTATTAAAACATACAACTGATGTTTTAGAGGATTTTATAAACCATATCTATACAGCTAAAACCTCAAAAGAGGCTTTAGATATTTTATTAAATAAAAAAATTGATGTGATAATTTCAGATATTTTACTAAAAGATGAAAATGGAATAGATTTCTTAAAACATATAAAAAGTAAAAATATAAATATTCCAACTATTCTTACAACTGCTCACACAGATACAAACTACTTACTTGATGCTATAAAACTAAAAGTTGAAAACTACATAGTAAAACCTATAAATATAAAAGAGTTATTAAACTCTTTACATGATGTACTACTTCCAATAATTCAAGAAAAAGAGATAAGAAAAAACAATAATGTAATAAAAACAATTTCAGCAATTACAGATAGTAAACAAGTAGAAATTGTGAAGTTTATTATAAATAGTTTAGATAATGAAAATCTATTTGTAGCTTCATATACTGATATTATGGAAAACTTTTCTATTTCAAAACCTACATTAATCAAACTTTTTAAAGATTTAGCAGAAAAAAATATATTGGTAAAAATTCAGCACAAAACTTATAGATTCAATGAAAAGAGTTTAAATGACAACTAA
- a CDS encoding NRAMP family divalent metal transporter: MTTKLKNIYKIFGPGILMATAAIGGSHLVASTQAGALFGWSLAIFILLINIFKYPFFLANVQYTMATKKSLIEGYATLGNGWLWLFTVLAVIAAVVNTAAVSMFAASLLGYFIPIQLTLNLLSFIIIFGCLLILIAGKYHLLNNVSKIIMITLSISTIIAVVMAATKEVTVVENFISPSPWTLASLGFIVIMTGWMPAPIEVSSISSLWLKSQMKQESINYKNALLDFNVGYFITAFLALFFLALGALVLHGSSYEFKDGIAFSHQLVSMYTSVMGDWSRLLIAFIAFACMFGTSITVIDGYGRAVAEAFSLIKHKKSANNTNVMMWTILVGIIGFLIILYFTSSLRAMLDFAMILSFTTTPIFALLNYKLVKSTTLPKELKNGIFLNILSICGLIFLFGFLILFIVYRWFPSILGI, translated from the coding sequence ATGACAACTAAATTAAAAAATATTTATAAAATCTTTGGACCAGGGATTTTGATGGCAACGGCTGCTATTGGTGGTTCTCATTTAGTTGCATCAACACAAGCAGGAGCCTTATTTGGTTGGAGTTTAGCTATTTTTATACTTTTAATAAACATTTTCAAGTACCCTTTTTTCTTAGCAAATGTTCAATATACAATGGCTACAAAAAAGAGTTTAATAGAAGGTTATGCAACTTTAGGAAATGGTTGGCTTTGGTTGTTTACAGTTTTAGCTGTTATTGCTGCTGTTGTAAATACTGCTGCTGTGTCAATGTTTGCAGCAAGTTTATTAGGATATTTTATACCTATTCAATTAACTTTAAATTTACTTAGTTTTATTATAATTTTTGGCTGTTTACTCATACTTATAGCAGGAAAATATCATCTTTTAAATAATGTTTCTAAAATTATTATGATAACTTTAAGTATCTCTACAATTATAGCTGTTGTTATGGCTGCTACAAAAGAAGTTACTGTAGTAGAAAATTTTATTTCTCCATCACCTTGGACACTTGCAAGTTTAGGATTTATCGTTATTATGACAGGTTGGATGCCAGCACCAATAGAGGTTTCAAGTATTAGTTCTCTTTGGCTAAAAAGTCAGATGAAACAAGAAAGCATAAATTATAAAAATGCTTTGTTAGATTTTAATGTGGGATATTTTATAACTGCATTTTTAGCTCTATTTTTTCTAGCTCTTGGTGCTTTAGTTTTACATGGAAGTTCTTATGAGTTTAAAGATGGTATTGCATTTTCCCATCAACTTGTGTCTATGTATACCTCTGTAATGGGTGATTGGTCAAGACTTCTAATAGCATTTATTGCTTTTGCTTGTATGTTTGGAACATCTATAACTGTTATTGATGGTTATGGAAGAGCCGTAGCAGAAGCTTTTTCTTTAATAAAACATAAAAAATCAGCAAATAATACAAATGTTATGATGTGGACAATTCTTGTAGGAATTATTGGATTTTTGATAATATTATATTTTACAAGTTCTCTGCGAGCTATGCTTGATTTTGCAATGATTTTATCATTTACAACAACTCCGATTTTTGCACTTTTAAACTATAAATTAGTAAAAAGTACAACTCTTCCAAAAGAGTTAAAAAATGGAATATTTTTAAATATCTTATCAATTTGTGGACTAATATTCTTATTTGGATTTCTAATTTTATTTATAGTTTACAGATGGTTCCCATCTATTTTAGGAATCTAA
- a CDS encoding heavy-metal-associated domain-containing protein, whose protein sequence is MKIFILFFMLANFIFASNISVFKVEGMHCPLCTTAVKKAIKELDGVQKVSARLNTKEVSVIYDEKLKIDEILKAIKTTSYEGVEISTKPYEK, encoded by the coding sequence ATGAAAATTTTTATTTTATTTTTTATGTTGGCAAATTTTATATTTGCTTCAAATATTTCAGTTTTTAAAGTAGAAGGAATGCATTGTCCACTTTGTACAACAGCTGTAAAAAAAGCTATAAAAGAGCTTGATGGAGTGCAAAAAGTAAGTGCAAGACTTAATACAAAAGAAGTAAGTGTGATTTATGATGAAAAATTAAAAATAGATGAGATTTTAAAAGCTATAAAAACAACTTCATACGAAGGTGTAGAAATCTCTACAAAACCGTATGAAAAGTAA
- a CDS encoding ArsR/SmtB family transcription factor, producing the protein MLGMEEKIKIFKALGNETRFLIFKNIFTGGYACSIDESKPKDDIIAQATCVTTIAEHFNFSLPTISRHLKELKDANIIIMTKKSNKIYIEPNPEIIKELSSCFTDLVNNYNNMIQFDNTKSLD; encoded by the coding sequence ATGTTAGGAATGGAAGAAAAAATCAAAATATTTAAGGCTTTAGGAAATGAAACTAGATTTTTGATATTTAAAAATATTTTTACAGGTGGATATGCTTGTTCAATTGATGAGAGCAAACCAAAAGATGATATTATCGCTCAAGCTACTTGTGTTACAACTATAGCAGAACATTTTAACTTCTCACTACCAACAATTTCAAGACATTTAAAAGAGCTAAAAGATGCAAATATAATAATTATGACAAAAAAGAGCAATAAAATTTATATCGAACCAAATCCTGAAATTATCAAAGAATTATCATCTTGTTTTACAGATTTAGTGAATAATTATAATAATATGATACAGTTTGACAATACAAAATCTTTGGATTAG
- a CDS encoding sulfurtransferase: MKKILLLLSSITMIFALEIPKNHLVDSNWLEKNQNEKNLVIIDTREKADYEKGHIKNAINFPKNEWNKGTTIEIPKLYNTPEQIEEIAKKAGISKDSIVVFYSAGKEDTDFENAATAMWSLWIYGFQNSVILDGGFEKWLSEKRVISKEVPNIKESDFEIEKFVNDVASLNDVVNAIYDENIQISDARVAKFFKGEDDRKDLLRHGHIPTAKLTPMIRYLKKENSYYTFVSQDETKTTLNNSGYGIELDKPLIVYCNTGQKAKGLWFIAKFMADMKDVKVYDGSMVEYSRTNFPIETSEEF; the protein is encoded by the coding sequence ATGAAAAAAATACTTTTATTACTTTCATCAATCACAATGATTTTTGCTCTTGAAATTCCTAAAAATCATTTAGTTGATTCAAACTGGTTAGAAAAAAATCAAAATGAAAAAAATCTTGTGATTATAGATACAAGAGAAAAAGCGGATTATGAAAAAGGGCATATAAAGAATGCAATCAATTTTCCAAAGAATGAGTGGAATAAAGGAACAACTATTGAAATTCCAAAACTATATAACACACCTGAGCAAATAGAAGAAATTGCTAAAAAAGCAGGAATTTCAAAAGATTCAATAGTTGTTTTTTACAGTGCTGGAAAAGAAGATACAGATTTTGAAAATGCAGCAACTGCTATGTGGAGTTTGTGGATATATGGGTTTCAAAATAGTGTTATTTTAGATGGTGGGTTTGAAAAATGGCTAAGTGAAAAAAGAGTTATTTCAAAAGAAGTACCAAACATAAAAGAAAGCGACTTTGAAATAGAAAAATTTGTAAATGATGTAGCTTCATTAAATGATGTAGTTAATGCAATTTATGATGAAAATATTCAAATATCAGATGCAAGAGTTGCAAAATTTTTTAAGGGAGAAGATGATAGAAAAGATTTGTTAAGACATGGTCATATCCCAACTGCAAAATTAACACCAATGATTAGGTATCTAAAAAAAGAGAATAGTTATTATACTTTTGTTTCTCAAGATGAAACAAAAACTACATTAAATAATTCAGGATATGGAATAGAGTTAGATAAACCTTTAATTGTTTATTGTAATACAGGGCAAAAAGCTAAAGGTTTATGGTTTATTGCTAAATTTATGGCAGATATGAAAGATGTTAAAGTATATGATGGTTCAATGGTTGAATATTCTAGAACAAATTTTCCAATAGAAACAAGCGAAGAATTTTAA
- a CDS encoding DsrE/DsrF/TusD sulfur relay family protein: protein MILFILNNQPYDGSDKAYNTLRLAKNLHKKNEEVKIFLMNDAVDLAREATMKPDYYDYDLVQMIKELYENGVELKVCGTCMARCGLNKNEPYFSDDVKGTMDILGDWTIKASKVLTF, encoded by the coding sequence ATGATACTATTTATTTTAAATAATCAACCTTATGATGGAAGTGATAAAGCATATAATACTTTAAGATTAGCAAAAAATCTTCATAAAAAAAATGAAGAAGTAAAAATATTTTTAATGAATGATGCAGTTGATTTAGCAAGAGAGGCTACAATGAAACCAGATTATTATGATTATGATTTAGTGCAAATGATAAAAGAGTTATATGAAAATGGTGTTGAACTAAAAGTTTGTGGAACTTGTATGGCAAGATGTGGATTAAATAAAAATGAACCTTACTTTAGTGATGATGTAAAAGGTACTATGGATATTTTAGGGGATTGGACAATAAAAGCTTCAAAAGTTTTAACTTTTTAG
- a CDS encoding class I SAM-dependent methyltransferase, with protein MKVRDSGMPQKDYWNSFFDSKKLIDRLFCNKIIDENITEFGSGYGTFTIPASSYTTKNFYALDIEEDLIKELQSEAINLNIKNIICKKIDFLENGTSLDDNSQGHVMVYNLLHLENPQKLLKEAFRILKDDGIISIIHWRSDIKTPRGPSLDIRPKPQDCERWLKEISFKEIKHMEFQDIAPYHYGIIAKK; from the coding sequence TTGAAAGTTCGTGATAGTGGAATGCCACAAAAGGATTATTGGAATAGTTTTTTTGATAGTAAAAAGTTAATTGATAGATTATTCTGTAATAAAATTATAGATGAAAATATTACAGAGTTTGGAAGTGGTTATGGAACTTTTACAATACCAGCTTCCTCTTACACTACAAAAAATTTTTATGCTTTAGATATAGAAGAAGATTTAATAAAAGAGCTTCAAAGTGAAGCAATAAATCTTAATATTAAAAATATAATTTGTAAAAAAATAGATTTCTTAGAAAACGGTACAAGTTTAGATGATAATTCGCAAGGTCATGTAATGGTTTATAATCTTTTACATCTTGAAAATCCTCAAAAACTTCTAAAAGAAGCTTTTAGAATTTTAAAAGATGATGGAATTATTTCTATAATTCATTGGAGAAGTGATATAAAAACTCCAAGAGGTCCATCTTTAGATATAAGACCAAAACCACAAGATTGTGAAAGATGGTTAAAAGAAATAAGTTTTAAAGAGATAAAACATATGGAATTTCAAGATATCGCACCTTATCATTATGGTATTATTGCCAAGAAATAA
- a CDS encoding DUF4395 domain-containing protein — protein MKNSLFSNGEIVEGYQVAVLNENEVRAAAGILFLFAIISFMNSWLLGEFLYTKIFVVAFLIEFFIRVLIDPKYAPTLILAKLITREQKPFYTGAIQKKWAWSLGLVLAIMMFYLIVLNDIKGPINLFTCLLCLTLLFFEAAFGICLGCKIHKFFNKNSIEDCPSGKCEVSKIQNIQKVNLIQITIFLLFLLSIYFISQALTPKEIVKVEPTITMQEQTADATETKKEDCQPPQWAIDMGHGEKWKLHHGCK, from the coding sequence ATGAAAAATAGTCTATTTTCAAATGGTGAAATAGTTGAAGGTTATCAAGTAGCAGTTTTAAATGAAAATGAAGTAAGAGCAGCAGCTGGAATTTTATTTTTATTTGCAATTATCTCTTTTATGAACTCGTGGTTGCTTGGAGAGTTTCTTTACACAAAAATATTTGTTGTAGCTTTTTTGATTGAATTTTTTATTAGGGTTTTGATAGATCCAAAATATGCCCCAACTTTAATATTAGCAAAACTTATTACAAGAGAACAAAAACCTTTTTACACAGGAGCAATTCAGAAAAAATGGGCGTGGAGTTTAGGTTTAGTTTTAGCTATTATGATGTTTTATTTGATAGTTTTAAATGATATAAAAGGACCTATAAATCTTTTTACTTGTTTATTGTGTCTTACTTTACTATTTTTTGAAGCAGCTTTTGGAATATGTTTGGGTTGCAAAATACATAAATTTTTTAACAAAAATTCAATTGAAGATTGTCCAAGTGGTAAATGTGAAGTTTCAAAAATCCAAAATATTCAAAAAGTAAATTTAATTCAAATAACTATATTTTTACTATTTTTATTATCGATTTATTTTATATCTCAAGCTTTAACTCCAAAAGAGATTGTAAAAGTAGAACCAACAATAACAATGCAAGAACAAACAGCAGATGCTACTGAAACCAAAAAAGAGGATTGCCAACCTCCACAATGGGCGATTGATATGGGACATGGTGAAAAATGGAAACTACATCATGGTTGTAAATAA
- a CDS encoding AAA family ATPase, whose amino-acid sequence MLDKIKQEIKKVIVGQEELIDSMLIALLSEGHILLEGVPGVAKTTAVNSLAQTLGLKFKRVQFTPDLLPSDITGNEILDLKNNEFTIKHGPIFTNLLLADEINRAGAKVQSALLEAMAEKQVTIGEDSFKLESPFMVLATSNPIDQDGTYELPEASLDRFMLKVKVDYNSFDEEFEIAKRATNKGFETINQVLNLEDLENLKQKCKDVFLDDEISKYILKIIFATREPKNYGLEEFNEIISYGVSPRATIDLHKACKARAFLNNKDYVTPYDVIEVVHQVLEHRMILNYKADSKGITTKDIINKIIEVIKAP is encoded by the coding sequence ATGTTAGATAAAATTAAACAAGAGATAAAAAAAGTAATAGTTGGACAAGAAGAGTTAATAGATTCTATGTTAATTGCACTTTTAAGTGAAGGGCATATTTTACTTGAGGGAGTTCCTGGAGTTGCTAAAACTACAGCTGTTAATTCTTTAGCTCAAACTTTAGGATTAAAATTTAAAAGAGTACAATTTACACCTGATTTATTACCCTCTGATATAACAGGAAATGAAATATTAGATTTAAAAAATAACGAATTTACGATTAAGCACGGTCCAATATTTACAAATTTACTTTTAGCAGATGAAATAAACAGAGCAGGAGCAAAAGTTCAATCAGCACTTCTTGAAGCAATGGCTGAAAAACAAGTAACTATTGGTGAAGATAGTTTTAAATTAGAATCTCCCTTTATGGTTTTAGCAACTTCAAATCCAATTGATCAAGATGGAACTTATGAACTTCCTGAAGCTTCACTTGATAGATTTATGCTAAAGGTAAAAGTAGATTATAATAGTTTTGATGAAGAGTTTGAAATAGCAAAAAGAGCAACAAACAAAGGTTTTGAAACAATAAATCAAGTTTTGAATTTGGAAGATTTAGAAAATTTAAAACAAAAATGTAAAGATGTATTTTTAGATGATGAAATTTCAAAATATATTTTAAAAATAATTTTTGCAACAAGAGAGCCAAAAAATTATGGATTAGAAGAGTTTAATGAAATCATCTCTTATGGAGTAAGTCCAAGGGCAACTATTGATTTACATAAAGCTTGTAAAGCAAGGGCATTTTTAAATAATAAAGATTATGTAACACCTTATGATGTTATAGAAGTTGTTCATCAAGTTTTAGAACATAGAATGATTTTAAATTATAAAGCTGATTCTAAAGGAATTACAACAAAAGATATTATAAATAAAATCATAGAAGTAATCAAAGCACCATAA
- a CDS encoding DUF58 domain-containing protein produces MFSSLKDIIFHTKRAFFSNAQGEHLSIFNGSGLEFNEVREYNIDDDIRHINWKITARTKKPSVNIFYENRQINIALVYLNSGGLHFYENSKKNLAITLLSALSFIALNKKDSLTTLFFDEKEKAFFQASRNKNMVYSSYDVAIEINPLNTKVNYISLKKYLLENIKSKSIIFFIGDFLEMPDFKELNNKYEIYCLIIRDKKEENLELFGEYNIKNPNDLSQRNMNIDLKTINEYNNYMKKYDEELINYFKYHNIKYKKFYTEENPFKSLKDFLKELR; encoded by the coding sequence ATGTTCAGTTCCTTAAAAGATATTATATTTCATACAAAAAGAGCTTTTTTTTCAAATGCACAAGGGGAACATCTATCTATTTTTAATGGAAGTGGTTTAGAGTTTAATGAAGTTAGAGAATATAATATTGATGATGATATTAGACATATAAACTGGAAAATTACAGCTAGAACAAAAAAGCCAAGTGTAAATATATTTTATGAAAATAGACAAATAAATATAGCTTTAGTTTATTTAAATAGTGGCGGTTTACACTTTTATGAAAATAGTAAAAAAAATCTAGCTATCACACTTTTAAGTGCTTTAAGTTTTATAGCTTTAAATAAAAAAGATTCTTTAACTACACTTTTTTTTGATGAAAAAGAAAAAGCTTTTTTCCAAGCTTCGAGAAATAAAAATATGGTTTATTCATCTTATGATGTGGCAATTGAAATAAATCCATTAAATACAAAAGTAAATTATATAAGTTTAAAAAAATACTTGCTTGAAAATATAAAATCAAAAAGTATTATTTTTTTTATTGGTGATTTTTTAGAAATGCCAGATTTTAAAGAGTTAAATAATAAATATGAGATTTATTGTTTGATTATTAGAGATAAAAAAGAAGAAAATCTTGAGTTATTTGGTGAATACAATATTAAAAATCCAAATGATTTATCACAAAGAAATATGAATATAGATTTGAAAACTATAAACGAATATAACAACTATATGAAAAAATATGATGAAGAACTTATAAACTATTTTAAATATCACAATATAAAATATAAAAAATTTTACACAGAAGAAAATCCCTTTAAAAGTTTAAAAGATTTTTTAAAAGAGTTAAGATGA
- a CDS encoding vWA domain-containing protein, with amino-acid sequence MNWYFEYPYAFILIALYLVCKFLCKKNIEEIYFSNAIILGNIVKKRRDLQTVLEFLILLFLIIALASPITKEQVSKETALGYEIVLSIDASESMRADNRFNITKIIVDKFIDKRAFDNFALTLFAQDVYVAVPFTYDKKPLKDILRYIQIGVAGSVGTALNEALYVSSNLFKEIKNPSKILILLTDGINTKDNIPLDVAIANAKKQNIKVYTVAVGNEGEYNKEALELIAKETNGRFFETSKPAQLLEIYDSIDKLEKSKIETSTLTKIKYYFQYPLFLSLSLLVILIFINREKR; translated from the coding sequence ATGAATTGGTATTTTGAATATCCTTATGCTTTTATTTTAATCGCTTTATATTTAGTTTGCAAGTTTTTATGCAAAAAAAATATCGAAGAAATCTATTTTTCTAATGCTATAATTTTAGGAAATATTGTTAAAAAAAGAAGAGATTTACAAACGGTTTTAGAGTTTTTAATTTTATTATTTTTGATTATCGCGCTTGCAAGCCCTATAACAAAAGAGCAAGTTTCAAAAGAGACAGCTTTAGGATATGAGATAGTTTTAAGTATTGATGCAAGTGAAAGTATGAGAGCTGATAATAGATTTAATATTACTAAAATTATAGTTGATAAATTTATTGATAAAAGAGCATTTGATAATTTTGCTTTAACACTTTTTGCTCAAGATGTTTATGTAGCTGTTCCATTTACTTATGATAAAAAACCTTTAAAAGATATTTTAAGATATATACAAATTGGTGTAGCAGGAAGTGTTGGAACAGCTTTAAATGAAGCATTATACGTAAGTTCAAATCTTTTTAAAGAGATTAAAAACCCAAGTAAGATTTTGATACTTTTAACTGATGGAATAAACACAAAAGATAATATTCCTTTAGATGTGGCAATTGCAAATGCAAAAAAACAAAATATCAAAGTTTATACAGTTGCTGTTGGAAATGAGGGTGAATATAATAAAGAGGCTTTAGAATTAATAGCTAAAGAGACTAATGGAAGGTTTTTTGAAACTTCAAAACCAGCACAGTTATTAGAGATTTATGACTCAATAGATAAATTAGAAAAAAGTAAAATAGAGACTTCAACTCTTACAAAAATTAAATACTATTTTCAATATCCACTATTTCTATCTTTGAGTTTATTAGTTATTTTAATTTTTATAAATAGGGAAAAAAGATGA
- a CDS encoding VWA domain-containing protein — protein MSFYNIEFLYLLILVPIYIYKYRVDKKTIFLLLSFIFIVISISRPIVISKNSNPNSLDVEFVLALDISKSMFAKDIKPNRFEFAKQKIQNLLTNLDSEKLSLLAFSNQSYMIIPSTNNYEVVKTLTNNINIKNINQNGTNFLSILKATNEVLNHRTKKALVILTDGSDNESFEEEISFAKEKNISVYIYDISTKQGSVIEFNDELIKDDKGNIVISKSNEYIEKFAKSTSGIYQNYSLNKNDFKTILNDIKTNFDNKLNLDDIENKKELFYFTLIFAFLFFMFGRFNFRGLK, from the coding sequence ATGAGCTTTTATAATATAGAGTTTTTATATTTACTTATTTTGGTACCTATTTATATCTATAAATATAGAGTTGATAAAAAAACTATTTTTTTATTGCTAAGTTTTATATTTATTGTTATTTCTATTTCAAGACCAATAGTTATTTCAAAAAATAGTAATCCAAACTCTTTGGATGTGGAGTTTGTTTTAGCTTTAGATATTTCAAAATCTATGTTTGCAAAAGATATAAAACCAAATCGTTTTGAGTTTGCAAAACAAAAAATCCAAAATTTATTAACTAATTTAGACAGTGAAAAACTAAGTTTATTGGCATTTTCAAATCAGTCATATATGATTATTCCCTCAACAAATAATTATGAAGTAGTTAAAACTTTAACTAACAATATAAATATAAAAAATATAAATCAAAATGGCACAAATTTTTTATCAATACTAAAAGCAACAAATGAAGTTTTAAATCATAGAACAAAAAAAGCTTTAGTTATTTTAACAGATGGTTCAGATAATGAGAGTTTTGAAGAGGAGATAAGTTTTGCAAAAGAAAAAAATATTAGTGTTTATATTTATGATATCTCAACAAAACAAGGAAGTGTAATAGAGTTTAATGATGAGTTAATAAAAGATGATAAAGGCAATATAGTAATATCTAAAAGTAACGAATATATAGAAAAATTTGCAAAATCAACATCAGGTATTTATCAAAATTACTCTTTAAATAAAAATGACTTTAAAACAATTTTAAATGATATAAAAACTAATTTTGATAATAAACTAAATTTAGATGATATTGAAAATAAAAAAGAGTTATTCTATTTTACTTTGATTTTTGCTTTTTTGTTTTTTATGTTTGGAAGATTTAATTTTAGAGGTTTAAAATGA
- a CDS encoding tetratricopeptide repeat protein has protein sequence MKIFLIILFLSIYLKANVFLDDFYSYQANKFYEKKEYETTLKYLEKIENKNSKIFYSMGNILYIQGKYEEAIDYYEKVKDLELKHQINHNMANSYVKLQNYEKAIEFYKKALEYKNDEKTKYNLELIKLKKEEIDKENQRSLIKETCPVKSFGALVELHEDTIFDRFNFDEDKPMYKAKIDETKENIVSNIKSDDMQRDIVLDEKDNNIKSQKAKFELNPYFEQKWDKNIQEDSLKTLFVPLEKGVISDNKKPW, from the coding sequence ATGAAAATTTTTTTAATAATTTTATTTTTGAGCATATATTTAAAAGCAAATGTTTTTTTAGATGATTTTTATAGTTATCAAGCAAATAAATTTTATGAAAAAAAAGAGTATGAAACTACTTTAAAATATTTAGAAAAAATAGAAAATAAAAATAGCAAAATTTTTTATAGTATGGGAAATATTTTATACATTCAAGGAAAATATGAAGAGGCTATTGATTATTATGAAAAAGTAAAAGATTTAGAATTAAAACATCAAATAAACCATAATATGGCAAATTCTTATGTGAAATTACAAAATTATGAAAAAGCTATAGAGTTTTATAAAAAAGCTTTGGAATACAAAAATGATGAAAAAACTAAATACAATTTAGAACTAATTAAACTAAAAAAAGAAGAGATAGATAAAGAAAATCAAAGAAGTTTAATAAAAGAGACTTGTCCTGTAAAAAGTTTTGGAGCATTAGTAGAATTACATGAAGATACTATTTTTGATAGATTTAATTTTGATGAAGATAAGCCTATGTATAAGGCTAAAATAGATGAAACTAAAGAAAATATTGTTTCTAATATAAAATCAGATGATATGCAAAGAGATATTGTTTTAGATGAAAAAGATAACAATATTAAATCACAAAAAGCAAAATTTGAACTAAATCCTTATTTTGAACAAAAATGGGATAAAAACATACAAGAAGATTCTTTAAAAACTCTTTTTGTTCCACTTGAAAAAGGAGTAATAAGTGATAATAAAAAACCTTGGTAA